The nucleotide window GCCGGAAAGATGCCCGTTAAGCTGATATACCAGCGTATAGATTTCCTTTTGGATCTGCGGAAGCATTTCTTCCCATTCTTCCTGTGTCCGGTCATCTTTCAAGATATCAATATGCACATTACCGTCGCCGCAATGACCGGCACAGTGCATAGCAACCTTGTATTTATCGGCCAAACGGGAAATCTGCTGTACTGCCTGCGGAATATCCGTCATCGGAACGACGATATCTTCCATGGAGAAGACCAGGCTGCGGGCACGGTCGGCTTCAAGATATGCCTTACGCGATTTCCAGATAACGGCGGGATTGGCAACGAGAACATCGAGAGCATTGTTTTCACGAGCCAATTCGTCGATCTTTTCACACTGTTCGTCGAGCAGATCTTCGCTGTCACCGGCAATCTGAATGATAATGTAGTTGCCTACGTCGGAATGCTGCAACGTTTCGCCTAAGAATATTTCAACCTGTTTAATGGACGCGTTATCCATGAATTCCACACAAACAGGGCTGATGCCGGCGCTCATGACCTTCGGCGTCAACGCGATAGCATCATCAAGGTTGTCGAATACAGCCAGGAGATCCATCTGGCATTTCGGCAGGGCAACGAGTTTGAGGATGATCTTCGTAATGATACCGAGAGTTCCTTCAGCCCCGATATACAGGTGCATCAAGCTGTAGCCTGTTGCATTTTTACGGAACTTGCCGCCCAACATGACAACTTCGCCCGTCGGCGTAACAACTTCGATACCCATAACCTGATCACGTGTTACCCCATATTTTACGGCGCGGTTACCGCCGGCATTGGTAGCAACGTTACCGCCGATGAAACAGGAGTCCCCGCTGCAGGGATCGCCGCCGTAGAAAAGACCTTCATCTTTGACTGCATTCTGGAGATTTGTCGTCGTAACGCCCGGTTCCGTAACACAGACCATGTTGTCCTTGTCGATTTCAAGGATCTTATTCATTCTTTCAATGGAAATAATAACGCCGCCGAAAATAGCAACGGCACCGGCAGCCAGACCGGTACCGGCGGCACGGGGAACCATGACAATGTCATTGTCATAACATAATTTAACCACTTTGGAAACTTCTTCCGTCGTAGCAGGCAAGACGACGACCTGCGCTTCTTTCATATAATGAGGATCCGTTACTTCATCATGGGAATAGGGATCAAGTTTATCCTTATCCGTATAGACGAATTTTTCACCGACAATTTTCTTTAATTCTTCAATAATTTCCGGGGTGACTTTTCCTTTTGCCATAACACATTACCTCCAATTAAAAATAGTGTTAACCATAGTATCTCTTCACGAGAAGAAGGGACCTTCCCGTTTAAGACAACATCGCATAGTGTTGTAATGATAAAACCGGCAGAACGCGAAATACATTACCGACGAAACGTACACCAGAACCGATAACCATCAGTTATCCCGGTGAATAGTCCTTTATCAAAGAGCCTGATTCCGATTGGCCTTACATTTTTATATGCATGCAAAGCAAAGCGACTACTGCTTATATATATTTACACATTCTTTATCCGATTTATTTTACATCATTATTATACTGCCTTCCTACAAACAAGTAAATTACATTCCGGCATTCTCTATATATCCGTTTCGTAATGCGAACGATTTTGCTATGATTTTTTTATATAATGTCATTATTATTTTATTTTCTCATCTATTATTTCATTACTTTTTTAACAATATACTTTTAATGTAATTTTTATTATTACTTTTTATCATATATCCACTTTTTTAGTCGTTCAAACGTCTGTCATTCTCCTGATATCAAAAAACAGTGAATAAGTCTTTTGATGGAAAGACTTGTTCGCTGTTTTTTGAATTTTTATTTTAAATTTTCTTATTTTTTTCCGCCGAAGCTTCAACGGCCGCCATTACGGCAGCCCGCAAGCCCTGTTCTTCCAGAACCTTGACAGCTGCAATCGTCGTACCGCCGGGAGAGCAAACGGCATCTTTCAACTCGCCCGGATGTTTTTGACTTTCCAACACAAGCTTAGCCGCTCCCAGTACGGTCTGCGCAGCAAATGTATAAGCCTGCCGTCGCGGCATCCCTTCCAGCACGGCGCCGTCTGCCAAGGCTTCAATAAACAGATAGACATAGGCCGGCCCGCTGCCGCTGAGACCGCAAACGGCATCCATCATTGCTTCTTCCACCACTTCTGCTTTGCCGAAAGAAGCAAACAACGTCTTTACGTCTTCCATTTCCGTTTCCGTTACAGAGGCATTTGCCGTCAATGCCGTCATACCTTCCCCGACGAGAGCAGGCGTATTCGGCATCGAGCGAATCAGTTTGCACGTTTTCCCGAGTCCTTCCGCCATACGCTGCAATGTTACCCCTGCCGCAACAGAGAGAACAACAGTCCCTTCAGATACCGTATTTCTCAATTCCGCCAAAACTGCCGGCATGGCATACGGTTTAACAGCCAGAATAATCAACTCCGCCTGTGCTGCCAGCGCTTGCAGGGAAGACAACACTGTCCCGCCGCCTGCCGACAGGGCAACTTGTTCCGCTTTTTCCCGATGCCGATTGTACAGGAAAAGGTTATCTCCCGTAATCAGTCCGGAAGAAATGATCCCCGCTGCGATCGCCTGCCCCATGTTGCCGGTACCGCAGATTCCGACCCGCTTAAACATGAAATCCCACTCCCTTTCATAGACAGAAGGTGTCGGCACAGTCTCCTATACCGACACCTTCATTACTTATTGCTGCGCGCCGGCAGCATCTACGGCCTTTTTAATTTTCGCGGCCAGTCCTTTGATCTTTTTCTTGGATACGGAACATACGGCAAGGCGTATCCCCTTACCCAAGGGAACGAGGAAGATATGCTCTTTTTCCAGCAAATCACAAACAGCCTGCGAACCGGTCATCGGAATCGTGATAAAAAAGCCTGACAAATATGGCAAATATTTCAAACCGCATGCATCGGCTTCCGCCATAAACAGATCAGCCCGTTC belongs to Megasphaera vaginalis (ex Bordigoni et al. 2020) and includes:
- the proC gene encoding pyrroline-5-carboxylate reductase, whose translation is MFKRVGICGTGNMGQAIAAGIISSGLITGDNLFLYNRHREKAEQVALSAGGGTVLSSLQALAAQAELIILAVKPYAMPAVLAELRNTVSEGTVVLSVAAGVTLQRMAEGLGKTCKLIRSMPNTPALVGEGMTALTANASVTETEMEDVKTLFASFGKAEVVEEAMMDAVCGLSGSGPAYVYLFIEALADGAVLEGMPRRQAYTFAAQTVLGAAKLVLESQKHPGELKDAVCSPGGTTIAAVKVLEEQGLRAAVMAAVEASAEKNKKI
- a CDS encoding FAD-binding oxidoreductase, whose amino-acid sequence is MAKGKVTPEIIEELKKIVGEKFVYTDKDKLDPYSHDEVTDPHYMKEAQVVVLPATTEEVSKVVKLCYDNDIVMVPRAAGTGLAAGAVAIFGGVIISIERMNKILEIDKDNMVCVTEPGVTTTNLQNAVKDEGLFYGGDPCSGDSCFIGGNVATNAGGNRAVKYGVTRDQVMGIEVVTPTGEVVMLGGKFRKNATGYSLMHLYIGAEGTLGIITKIILKLVALPKCQMDLLAVFDNLDDAIALTPKVMSAGISPVCVEFMDNASIKQVEIFLGETLQHSDVGNYIIIQIAGDSEDLLDEQCEKIDELARENNALDVLVANPAVIWKSRKAYLEADRARSLVFSMEDIVVPMTDIPQAVQQISRLADKYKVAMHCAGHCGDGNVHIDILKDDRTQEEWEEMLPQIQKEIYTLVYQLNGHLSGEHGIGYKRAALMAEYMDPVELKLMKAVKKAIDPKNIMNPGKVVSINEEVPVE